From Abiotrophia defectiva ATCC 49176:
GGGTAATCTGACGACTTCATCAAGTCGGCTTGCTTAGGTGAAGTCAGTACATAGCTGATGACTTGGTTGAGGCCCAGGCCTTCCAAGATATTGCGAGTCTGACGCACCAGTTTTTGTTTAGCATTGAGACGACCTGGCGTACTTGGTACTACCGGCAAGGTCGTTGGCAGGTTATCATAGCCATAAATCCGAGCTACTTCTTCTAAAATATCGGCTTCAATGCTGATATCCCAACGACGTTTAGGGACGGTCACGGTGAAGCTATCTTCCCCTAAAGCTAAGTCAAAGCCAAGACGACGGAAGATATGACTCAGCTCTTCATGGCTCAAGTCAATCCCAATCTTATCTTGAATAGCACGATAAGGTACAGTGACCTCAATTGGGCTCAGGTCTAAATGATTCTCTTCGACTAAGCCAGGCACCACTTGACCCCCACTATAGTAGGCCATCCAGTTAGCGGCTTCCTGGCCCGCTTCGCTGATAGTCGCTTGGTTAATACCTTTTTCAAAACGCATGCTAGATTCAGAACGAAGGTTGAATTTCTTAGAAGTTTGACGAATAGCAATCGGATTAAAGACGGCTGATTCTAAGAGGACACGACGGGTCTTGTCGGTCACTTCTGTATCTAAGCCCCCCATTACCCCGGCTAGCGCAACTGCCCGGTCTTGGTCGGTGATGACAATGTCACTTTCTGACAAGTGGCGCTCGCTGCCGTCTAGGGTCACAAGCACCTCGCCCTCACGAGCTGGGCGGACACCTAAGGCCTTGCGCCCTAAGGTATCATAGTCAAAAGCATGAAGTGGTTGGCCATAGAGCATGAGGAAGTAGTTGGTGATGTCCACGATATTGTTATGTGGACGAACTCCTGCTTTCATCAGACGCATTTGCAACCAAAGTGGGCTTTCCTTAATCTCCACTTGGTCAATCACACGAGCTTGGTAGCAAGCAGACAAATCGCTATCTGAAATTTTTACCGTCACATCAGACAAGAGGGATGCATCAGCAGCCTGAGTCGCTTGGCGATGAATATTATCGAAGTTAGGTACCTGATCGATAATAGCTCCTACTTCATAGGCTGCCCCACGCATAGAGAGCGCATCTGCCCGGTTAGGCGTAATCGAGAGTTCTAAGATTGGATCATCTAACTTGAGGTATTCCACCACATCTGCCCCGACTGGCGCATCTGCTGGCAAGAGGAAGAGACCCTCTGCATAGGCTTTTGGCACCACGCTATCAGAGAAGCCTAGTTCCTGGAGGGCACACAACATCCCATGAGATTCGACCCCACGTAATTTGCCCTTCTTAATCTTCAAACCACCGGCTAAACGAGCCCCAATAGTGGCCACAATAACTTTAGCGTCAGCCACCACATTGGGTGCCCCACAGACAATTTGCAGGGGCTCCTGATCGCCTACCGTCACTTGGCAGACATGGAGATGGTCACTATCAGCATGGTCTTCAACCGACAAAACTTGCCCGACCACTAAACCAGATAATTGAGCCCCATAGTTTTCAACTGCTTCGATTTCAATCCCGGTCCGGGACATACGATCAGCTAGGGCTTCTCCTGTCAAGCCTGTTAAGTCTAAATAATCATTGAGCCATTCGAATGATAAATACATTAGTTCTGACCTCCTTTGAACTGGCTTAAGAAGCGCAAGTCATTTTGATAGAAGTGACGAATATCGTCAATGTTATACTTCAACATCGCTACCCGGTCAGGGCCTAAACCGAAGGCAAAGCCGGAATAAACGGTTGAATCAATGCCGGCCATTTCCAAGACATTTGGATGGACCATACCAGCCCCTAGGATTTCAATCCAGCCAGTATGTTTGCAGACATTACAGCCATCCCCGCCACACTTGAAGCAGCTTACGTCTACTTCAACTGATGGCTCGGTGAATGGGAAGTAGGATGGACGAAGGCGAATTTCACGTTCCGCCCCAAAGAGTGTACGGGCAAAGGCTTGAAGCGTCCCCTTGAGGTCGGCCATGGTCACATGTTTGTCTACCACTAACCCTTCAATTTGGTGGAATTGGTGGGAGTGGGTCGCATCATCGCTATCGCGACGGAAGACCTTACCTGGCGAAATCATCTTCAATGGTCCTTGACTGAAATCGTGTTTTTCCATGGTCCGGGCTTGAACTGGTGAAGTGTGGGTCCGCAACAAGACTTCGCTATCAATATAGAATGTATCCTGCATATCGCGTGCTGGGTGGGTCTTAGGCAGGTTCATCATTTCGAAGTTGTAGTGGTCTAACTCCACTTCTGGACCTTCCACGACCTGATAGCCCATGCCGATAAAGAGGTCTTCAATCTCTTCCATGGTTTGGGTAATGATGTGGCGGGCACCCCCAGCTGGCTTGCGGCCTGGCAAGGTCACATCCACTGTCTCCAAAGCTAATTTAGCTTCCAAGGCCATTTCTTCTAGCTTGTGGCGACGACTTTCCAGCATTTCTTCGAAGGCTGATTTCACTTGGTTCATTACCTGACCTAATTTAGGCCGGTCTTCTGCTGATAGGTCGCGCATGGCTTGCGCAACAGCCGCAAAACGACCTTTCTTACCCAGGTAATCTAGACGAACTTTCTCTAAATCCTTGATGGATTCAGTAGCTTCTAATTGCGGAATCGCTTGTTGACGCAAGGCTTCTAAGGCCTCAATATGCGTATTGATATCTGACATGGTGCATGACTCCTTTATCATTATTTCAGATGAAACAAAGTAATAAAAAATAGCCCGCCCCTATAAGGGACGAGCTACCGTGGTACCACCCTCGTTCTCGAAAAAGCTAGTTCTTCGAGCACTTGTTGCCGTTAACCGTGGCGGGCGGTGACCTGTTCATTTCTATTGATTAAAAACTTAACGGTCAAGCTAAGAAATTGAAGGCTAAGTTCGGCTTACCTTTGGCACCCTTGCAGTCGGTGAAGTGCCTCCCTGACTTGTGCGAACTTAACGGATTTCCTCATTGCTTTATGCTTCATCTGTGATAGCTAATAGTATAGCTTAAAGCAAATGCATAGTCAACAGAGGATCGATAGTTAGGTGGGGCTTCAAGTCATATTATTCGCAAATGTTCACTTTTCTTTCCTTTGCTCTCCCCTCATGGAGTCAAATGGCGAATGATGATGTTTTTTTAGTGGCTTAAATGACTAAGGGTATAGGAAGCGCTTAAGAGAAGGCGTATAATAAACTGGCAAGTTATGAAAGGATGTGTAGAAAATGTTAAAACAGA
This genomic window contains:
- the pheT gene encoding phenylalanine--tRNA ligase subunit beta, translating into MYLSFEWLNDYLDLTGLTGEALADRMSRTGIEIEAVENYGAQLSGLVVGQVLSVEDHADSDHLHVCQVTVGDQEPLQIVCGAPNVVADAKVIVATIGARLAGGLKIKKGKLRGVESHGMLCALQELGFSDSVVPKAYAEGLFLLPADAPVGADVVEYLKLDDPILELSITPNRADALSMRGAAYEVGAIIDQVPNFDNIHRQATQAADASLLSDVTVKISDSDLSACYQARVIDQVEIKESPLWLQMRLMKAGVRPHNNIVDITNYFLMLYGQPLHAFDYDTLGRKALGVRPAREGEVLVTLDGSERHLSESDIVITDQDRAVALAGVMGGLDTEVTDKTRRVLLESAVFNPIAIRQTSKKFNLRSESSMRFEKGINQATISEAGQEAANWMAYYSGGQVVPGLVEENHLDLSPIEVTVPYRAIQDKIGIDLSHEELSHIFRRLGFDLALGEDSFTVTVPKRRWDISIEADILEEVARIYGYDNLPTTLPVVPSTPGRLNAKQKLVRQTRNILEGLGLNQVISYVLTSPKQADLMKSSDYPVVALDFPMSEDRSVLRQSLFPALLEIAKYNAARQNPSLAFYETGKVFYGQGSNVQPLEQERLAILLSGVKESKSWYGPVQSYDFFDLKGALEGYLAAIRLDKQVSFQAVSTYPELHPGRTAQVLLGDQVIGVMGQIHPVLAKSYDLDEASFFAELDFDAILAVQRPALVQRPIPKYPSTSRDLALLVDLEQDQAGLAQLMKEHGGDNLVSVELFDLFINLDLFRGKKSLAYRLIFQNPDKTLTDEDVQSAMDRIRAALETVSGLEIR
- the pheS gene encoding phenylalanine--tRNA ligase subunit alpha codes for the protein MSDINTHIEALEALRQQAIPQLEATESIKDLEKVRLDYLGKKGRFAAVAQAMRDLSAEDRPKLGQVMNQVKSAFEEMLESRRHKLEEMALEAKLALETVDVTLPGRKPAGGARHIITQTMEEIEDLFIGMGYQVVEGPEVELDHYNFEMMNLPKTHPARDMQDTFYIDSEVLLRTHTSPVQARTMEKHDFSQGPLKMISPGKVFRRDSDDATHSHQFHQIEGLVVDKHVTMADLKGTLQAFARTLFGAEREIRLRPSYFPFTEPSVEVDVSCFKCGGDGCNVCKHTGWIEILGAGMVHPNVLEMAGIDSTVYSGFAFGLGPDRVAMLKYNIDDIRHFYQNDLRFLSQFKGGQN